One Pectinophora gossypiella chromosome 21, ilPecGoss1.1, whole genome shotgun sequence genomic region harbors:
- the LOC126376727 gene encoding uncharacterized protein LOC126376727 isoform X2, whose amino-acid sequence MAEKSHSSKGLKEAVASRGYLKDTYTARAYQLDRDMEKEPTLNDFLSFLDQRALALENAEPGNAQYRSPNAKVVTHVTKEEQACVYYPAADGVTQQQSSDAA is encoded by the exons ATGGCGGAGAAATCTCATTCTTCCAAGGGTTTAAAGGAGGCAGTGGCCTCGCGAGGTTACTTAAAAG ATACATATACTGCTCGGGCATACCAGCTCGATAGAGACATGGAGAAGGAGCCAACGCTGAACGACTTCCTGAGCTTCCTCGATCAAAGAGCTCTGGCGCTGGAAAATGCTGAGCCAGGGAATGCTCAGTACCGGTCACCGAATGCAAAGGTGGTAACACATGTTACCAAGGAGGAGCAAGCCTGTGTATACT ATCCTGCTGCCGACGGAGTTACCCAGCAGCAGTCGAGCGACGCCGCATAG
- the LOC126376727 gene encoding uncharacterized protein LOC126376727 isoform X1, whose translation MAEKSHSSKGLKEAVASRGYLKDREIRRREPRIENPPPTTTMTSPATPLSKINLPPIELPTFSDTYTARAYQLDRDMEKEPTLNDFLSFLDQRALALENAEPGNAQYRSPNAKVVTHVTKEEQACVYYPAADGVTQQQSSDAA comes from the exons ATGGCGGAGAAATCTCATTCTTCCAAGGGTTTAAAGGAGGCAGTGGCCTCGCGAGGTTACTTAAAAG ATCGTGAAATAAGGCGTCGTGAACCCCGCATAGAAAACCCGCCTCCGACCACTACAATGACTTCTCCAGCCACTCCACTGAGCAAAATTAATTTGCCACCAATAGAGCTTCCCACCTTCAGTG ATACATATACTGCTCGGGCATACCAGCTCGATAGAGACATGGAGAAGGAGCCAACGCTGAACGACTTCCTGAGCTTCCTCGATCAAAGAGCTCTGGCGCTGGAAAATGCTGAGCCAGGGAATGCTCAGTACCGGTCACCGAATGCAAAGGTGGTAACACATGTTACCAAGGAGGAGCAAGCCTGTGTATACT ATCCTGCTGCCGACGGAGTTACCCAGCAGCAGTCGAGCGACGCCGCATAG